The Setaria italica strain Yugu1 chromosome VIII, Setaria_italica_v2.0, whole genome shotgun sequence genome includes the window tgtttactgtagcaacacattgtcaaatcatgaactaattaggcttaatagattcgtctcgccgtttagcctccacttatgtaatggattttgtaaatagtctatatttaatactcctaattagtagctaaatattgatgtgacacttgctttaAAAAGAGTAAATCGAGAGGAATCAAGCTGACGTGGACAGTGATTAATGAAGTGGGAGAAGAGAGCCATCGTCTCGTGAGACGACGGCCGGAGCTCGTGCTCCGAGAAGCAACAGACGGGTCGTCGCGCGTTGTGCGCGTCGACTCCACCTGACGACGGCGACGCAAGATCTGCTGCGGCTATACTTCTTTTGGCAGCGAAAAATTAGTAATGGAGTGCCTTCTCTCAACATGCGCGTGGTGGCCGCCGGTCGCCGGCTCCGTGCCACCAGCCAGCCGCATGCGCTGGCCGGTGCCGAGCCGCCCGTCTGgccccgcgccacgccgccaagCGGAGCTGCACTGGCAAACGAACGTCGCGCTGGGCAAGCGAAGTCTTGATGTCGTTCCTTGCTGTTTAGCTGCTGGCCGCCTCGCCCAGATCGAAACGGGAGAGAGAACGAGAGTCAACGGAAGAGACGGGGCCGAACAGGAGGGCCTCTTTGAAAAATATCTTCATCATGTTACATTGTGACCCTAATAAAGATAGAAATTACATAAAGTTCTTTTAGGCAGGCTAGAAGGGTATGAATTAAAATCAAAATGTTACATATTAGTCCTTTACATAGGTTTGCATTCTCTCAAACGGCATATGTCATTTATTCTCACGCAAGCAACTAAAATAGCGGCAAAGATCAAGTGTACACTTGATCACCGTTTCATTCATTAAATAATTTGTAGACAGTTAAATAGACGGCTCACTCTACGAGCTGTCCTGTCTTTTTAGCTGTCTGTGTCTGACGTTGCAAGTCCCTAAACTAAACTGTTGTACGGCCCTAAGTAGATTAGGCTATTTACTGTCACTGTAGAAAAGCAACTCTTTTCTGTTGCTCACCTTGTGATGAGTGTGTCAGAGCATTTACAGATGGCAGCACAGATGGTGAACACTGGTCAGTAACTACAAAGGATTGGCGCGTTattgggggtgtttgtttctttagacaCTCCTAAAattcttgtcacatcgaatgtttagatactaattagaagtattaaatatagactaattacaaaaccaattgtacagatggagactaatttgcgagacgaatatattaagcctaattagtccataatttgacaatgtgatgctacagtaaacatgtgctaatgatggattaattaggtttaatagattcgtctcgtgaattagcctccatctatgtaattagttttataattagctcatatttagtccttctaattaacatccgaatattcgatgtgacatgaattttatgaggtactaaagaaccaaacaccggCACCAGCCATGGGGCCGTTATCTCTATAAGAGCTCCACGTAGGAAAGAGAAAGCCGGAGAGAAAAGCGCACGTCGCAAGCCGGCGAGAGCCGCTACGCGTCTTTCCACATGCGAGCGGGCCCCACCATGTGCGTcttgtcctcctcctctcaCGCACCCTCTTCAACTGTCGGAGGGGCTGGCGTTGGCCGCCGGCTCGGTGGAGAAGGGCGCGGGCAGGGGAGCTCGCTGCCGGCAAGCGCGCGGGTGGCGAGGCCGTTGGGCGCGGGCGGCCtagctcgccgccgtccgcgaGCGCGTGGGTGGCGCGGCCGCACAAGCCCGGGCGTGGGGAGCTCGCCGCGGGTCGCCGTCGAGGCCTCGTCGGCCAGGAGCTGTGGAGAGAGATGTGGAGAGAGCAGCGAGAGAGATgtaattaaaaaatattgaacctTTTGCTTTTATCGAGCTGCGGGGAAGCGGCAGTGCGGTCGGCCGGCCATTGCGGGTGCCCCAATCGCTAACCGAGAGGAATATTTCATTTGGAGAGGATTACAGGGATGCGCGCCAACCTGCCCTTGAACATGACCTCGACCCTCGAGCAGACGAATAGTTTAGCGGCAGGAGAATATATAGGACGAATAGTTTAGCCCTTGGCAGGGAATCAGGGATCCAATGCTCTTTCTACTACCTCTCTTTCTACTACCTTCACCTTCCCCCCGGGCATCTGGATCCCATCGACCTCTGCTTCGTGCTCTTCCAAGGCGGCTGCGAGCGGTGAGCTGTGTTGCGGCCGAGCAAGCTTGATTAATCAAGCAACCTCGGtccggcgacgagcggcgggcaGCGATCCAGCAAACCAGCGAGTCCTAAGCACCGGCGACAAGGAGAGGGCGGCAACCGGTGAGTCCTCGCTCACTTCCGTTCTTTGTGCCCGTCTGTAGACCTCCGACGGCACTATAATTCATCGTCACGCGCCCCTGCTTGCTACACCTACACCCATACTGTACAACCTTACTCATTGCTAACTCTTGCCCAGGGACAAATCCATGGAGATCGTGACAGGGGCAATTCCATTGATCTCCATACACCACTGCTGCTCATAGCTCACACATACACACTACAATCTCGCTCCTTGAGCCCAGAGGCAGATCCGGCCATGGAGGTCGTGACAGGGGCACTTCCGAGCGTCATCGCCAAGCTTGGTGACCTGCTCGTCGGTGAGTACAAGCTGCAGAAGGGGGTGAAGGGAGAGATCAGGTTCCTCCAAGCTGAGCTCGAGAGCATGAAGGGTGCTCTTGAGGAAGTCTCCAACACACCGGCTGACCAGCTTCACATTCAGGACAAGATTTGGGCCAAGGATTTGAGAGAGCTGTCCTACGATATAGAGGACAATATTGACACATTCATGGTCCGTGGAGAGGGCAATGAGCAGGCCAAGCTGCGTGGCATCAAGAAGTTCATTGATAGAAGTGTTGGTTTGTTCAGAAAGGCCAAGGTTCGCCATGGCATTGCTACTGAAATCAGAGACATCAAGAGCCGTGTTGAAGAGGTGGCCGAGCGGCATGATCGGTACAAGTTATCAAACAGTAATGTGGCTAAGCATGTCCCAATCGACCCTCGAATACTTTATCAGTACGATAAGGTGACTGAGCTCGTTGGCATTGAGGAGGCAAGAGACGAGATAATTCGGATTCTGATGGAAGGTGATGAAGTGTCCAAGCAGCAAGACAAGATAGTTTCCATTGTTGGGTTTGGAGGCCTGGGAAAGACAACTCTTGCTGATGTGGTGTATAAAAAGCTTAGAGCACAATTTGAGTGCGCAGCTTTTGTTTCGGTATCTCAGACACCTGACCTGGAAGAATTACTCAAGCGCATGTTCTTTCAACTTGTCAGGAAGGAAAGTAACAAGAGCAGCGATGTTGCCAGAGAGCTCAGAGAATTCCTCGAGAATAAGAGGTATGAAAGCATTTCAGTACACTTTATTGGCATCTGTTTATATCtatctttttgtttgtttgtattttcAAGTATGGACATTGCAGCACCTAGTAATCAGATTTCATTACTAGAAGAAACAGGCTCCTCATTATCAGCTCATATGTGTAGTAAATTTGAAACCGATATGGATATGCATGTTATCCATGCTAACTCATAATGTGAGCCAGTAGTGATAGGTCTCCAAGTATTATTCACAAGTATGGATGCTAGTTAAGTATGCATGTTAGTTATCCTTATGCCTCTTATTACGAGACCAGTGCTGATACTTTGCACGCTTGTAATTATAATTTTGTCTTATTTTAAAAATTGTAACTTTTTCAGACTTCATATGGCAATTGTAGGTTTCAGCAAGATCTACAACTGTTTAGTTGAATATTTAATTAAAGTTATTTAGATGGCTATATAATTGATTAAAAATTTAGATGACGAGGGTCAAAGGAAGAAAACTCTCCATTGCTGTTAGCAATGAAATCTAGATTACATGGTAAGAAGGGATAGTGTGATGGGGGAGGATGTCCTTTCAATCCCTGAAAACATCTTACACGTCTATTTTGTGCGAAAAGTACGTGACTTGTAATTTGCGACTCGCAACAACTTGGGTAGATCGGGGATTACATCCAGATTTACGGATTTTTTTCTTGCTACCTTTTGGTTCTACTGTCTCACTGGCTCTTATTACAAGTCGGAAAGGATACTAGCATCTCTATCGGCCATGCAACAACGGCACGGATACCGCCGGCTTGAAAATAGATATGGATGAGCATATTTGTCTTTGCTCCTTTTATTTGCCACTTCCGGGCTTCATGTGACTTCTACCATCAACTATAGCCCCTTTTGGGGTCTTGTCTTGCGTCCGCTTGTTTTCTTCTCGATCCATATGGTCTACTTCTACTAGTGATATTCCTTTCAATACTATCTTGATTTACTAAATCTTTAATAGCCCACTAGTTAGCATAGCTTAATTAAACATTCTATAGGAGAAAAAACTAACTTATTATAAAGTTTAATTTGCTAGTAATATGGCTTTCTTGAATTATCTGGTACAGGTACTTCGTTGTTATTGATGACATATGGAAACTCTCAGACTTCAAAATGATTAAACGTGCTTTGCCTGGTAATAATGTTGGAAGCAAAATAATCACAACTACTCGTGATCTCAATATTGCTGAACAAGCTGGCTCTATTTACATGTTGCAACCCATGTCTCCAAACAACTCTCGGAAACTATTTTTTAGAAGAATATTTGGTAATGACGACAAAGACAacaacgaagaagaagaaaggtgtCCTAACGATGAGTTGGCTGAAGTATCTGATAAAATACTGAAGAAATGTGCTGGTGTGCCCTTAGCTATTATTACAATGGCTAGTTTGTTAGCTTGcaaagcaagaaataaaatggAGTGGTATGAGGTCTACAATTGTGTTGGTACTGGTCTGGAAAACAATCTAGATGTGAAGAATATGAGAAAGATTTTGTCATTTAGCTATTATGAGCTACCATGCCATTTAAGggcttgcttgttatatttgAGCATTTTTCCTGAAGATTATAAAATTGAGAAGGATCGTTTGATAAGGATGTGGATAGGTGAAGGTTTTATCAAATGTGAAAAAGTAGGGAAGAGCCTATTTGAACTCGGAGAGAGTTACTTCAATGAGCTTATAAACAGAAGCATGATCCAACCAATATATTATTGTTCAGATGATATAATGTCAAGCTGTCGTGTACATGATATGGTGCTTGATCTTATCCGCTCCTTGTCAAGTGAAGAAAACTTTGTTACTGTACTAAGTGATATGGGAGGCACATCTCCGTCAAATACGATTCGGAGGTTGTCCCTTCAGAATGGCCAGAAAAGTCATGTGATGGCTCAACTTACATGGAGCTTGCAACATGCAAGGTCAGTTGTTGTCTTTCCAGCTGCTGATTCTCTAGTGCCGCCTCTTGCCTGCTGGCGAGTTTTACGTGTTCTGGATTTATGTGGCTGCAATCTTTCACAAGCTAATAGTAGCCTTAAGTACCTTGGGATTCTGCATCACTTGAGGTACTTGGGACTACGTAAGACAAATATTTACCAGCTCCCGAAAGAAATAGGAAACCTGCAGCTTCTACAAACATTGGATGTAAGTGCCAACAAAATTTCCAGGTTGCCTTCGAGTGTTGTCCAGCTAAGAAAGTTGATGTTCCTATGCATTCCCTCTACAAGAGGGCCAAACGGAATTGGAAACCTGACAAGCCTTGAACAGCTGTCATGGTTAGGCATTGATAACTCCAACGTAAATATTATAGAAGAGTTGGGCCAGCTCACTGAACTGAGGATTCTGCATATTCGATTGGATGAGTGGAACGACAAGCTGTTGGAGTGCCTACACAAGCTACAAAAGATTCAAGAACTAGGTATCATGGTCTATGATGGTCAACCCAGCCTCGGCGGATTAGATGCCTGGGTTGCCCCTCGACATCTCCGCGTATTGAATACAATAGGCAGCTGTTGGTTTTCGACACTTCCAGCTTGGGTGAGTCCATCGCTTCTTCCGGACCTCACCCATCTAGAAGTCGCCGTGAGAGAGCTACATCAGGCCGATCTCGAAATCCTCGGGAGGTTGCCAGCTCTTCGCGTTCTATTTCTGGTGGTGGACAAGAAGAACCTCAGTATCATTCGGGGATTCGTTGTTGGTGCTGGTGCGTTCCCGTGCCTTGTAACCTGTAGCTTCCGTCAATTTGTATGGCCAGTGGTATTTCAAAAGGGAAGTATGCCAAGGCTCAGAAATCTTTACTTCTCTCCGTTTTATCCGTTGGAGATAAGAGGAATTGCCTGTAATGACGGTAGTCTCGACTTGGGTCTGGAAAACCTGCCATCGCTGCAGCATTTCGGTGCTGACCTACGATGTGATGGTGCTGGCAAGGAGGAGGCAGAGCAAGCCAAGGCTGCGCTGACGCATGAAGCTAAAATGCATCCCAATCATCCCCATCATTATATCAATATTGCAGGTGCGCCAGCTTCCGATTGTTATTCCTTACTTGTTTCCTTCCCCTTTTTTCTAAACTGTATTTGCGTTTATTCCTTTGTTTGATATATAGATGACGATGATGAGTAATATAAGACTTTACGCCGGAAGGTGAAGCTGGAGCAGAGCAGATGACAAAGTCCCTCTGTTTCGCCACGCATGCAGAGGTTAAACTGCTCGACCATGAGCTTTACCAGACACGCTCAGACTCAGAGTATGCGTCTGAGACTCAGAGCTTTGATCGTTTCTGCTGTGCATCAACCAATATGGCATTTCGTTGAGAGTGCAGGATGACATTGTCAGTGGATATGACTCCCTTCCCCCTCTGTACTCATATTATCGTTTTGTTTCATCGTAAGATTTTTACTGCAGCCTGCTGTTTCAGTGCAAGGAACGTTTATTTTACTCATTGCAAGCTGTTGGAGTGCCTATGCAAGCTACAAAAGATGCAGGAACTAGTTATCATAGTCCGTCCTGGTCAACGTAGCATCGGTGGATTGGATGCCTGGGTCGCCCCTCGACATCTTCGCCTATTGAATATACAAAACAGCTGTTGGTTTTTAACACTTCCGGCTTGGGTGAATCCATCGCTTCTTCCGGACCTCACCAAGCTATCCATCCTCGTGAGGGAGCTACATCAGGCCGATCTCGAAATCCTCGGAAGGTTGCCAGCTCTCCGCGTTCTATTTCTAGAGGTGGACAATAAGATTCTCGGTATCCATGCGGGATTCGTTGTTGGTGCTGGTGCCTTCCCGTGTCTTGTAGTCTGTTGGTTCAAGCAATTTATGTGGCCAGTGGTATTTCAACAGGGAGCTATGCCAAGGCTCAGAAATCTTAAGTTCTGGCAGTTTCATCTGCGGGAGGCAAGAGGAATTGCCTGCAATGACGGTAGTCTCGACTTGGGCTTGGGGAACCTGCCATCACTGCAGGAAGTCGATGTTATCCTGCGATGTGATGGTGCTGgcaaggaggaggtggagcaagcCAAGGCTGCGCTGAGGCATGAAGCTGAAATGCATCCCAATCATCCCCGTCATTCGATTGGTGTTAGTTACAGGTGCGCCAACTCCTGATTGTTATTCCTTACATGTCTCCTTCCCCCTTTCTTCTAAACTGTATTTGCGTTTATTCCTCTGTTTGAGATGGTTGATCTCCAGCTGATCCTTCACCACGCCTTTCTTCTGGCCCCTTTATTTGCCTCAATTCTTCTAATCTTCCTTTCGTATATTTCGGTCTGATATACAGAAGGCGAGACTGGAGCAGAGATAGCAGAAACACACGCAGAGGTTAAACTGCTCGGCCATGAGCTTTACCAGACACCCTCAACCTGTGAGTAAACAATGAATGCTGCACACATGATCGTTTCTGTTGTGCATCAACCAATATGACATTTCGTTGCGAGAGTGTAGGATGACATTGTCATGGATATCATTGTAATACCTTCCCCCGCTGTACTCATATTGCCGTTTTGTTTCGTCGTAAGATTTTTACTGCAGCCTGCTGTTTCAGTGCAAGGAACCACCCATCAtcagttttcacttttcagtgCAAGGAACGTTTATTTTAGTCATTGCAAAGGGACTGAGCTGTCTCCTGCGCCCCTGATCTAGTTGCCTTGGCTGTTTATTttgatgaaaaataaaaaggaggtATTTTCGGGTTAATGTTGCAGCTTGTGACCGTAATCATCTTGTGAACCGTAAGCATGGACGGCAGTATGTATTCATTGTTGCGCGGTTTCTGATATACGAGGCCAACTGTTATGGCATTTCGTTGCAGCTACGATGCCCAAGACCACATTCATTATGCATCTCTCTGAAGAGATTCTAGCTGGCTAGACTTCTCTAATCCATGATTTTTAGAATTTTCGTGGCGGACGGGATCGCGATCCAGAATTTTCAAAACGCACCCTTGAACATTTTTAAATAACCCTCTTATTTGGATTGcgattattgatcgcgatctgaatatttacaaacacccCTTTTTATTTGCATATAACCCTCTAATTTGGATCacgatccgattatttgcaaAAATACACCTGGTCTGGGTCATCTCCCTCCCCCACgcgtccagcgccgccgccgttcctgCCCGCCTCGCCATTCCAAGCCGCAAAGCCCCATCTGTCGCCGTTTCCCTCCGTCGTGGCGGCATGCCGTCTTCTTCCATGCAAAGCCGCAGCATGAAGCAGATAGGCGTTTCTTttcagccgcagcagcaggcaaGAACCTGCAGAGGACCGTAACGAGTACCTTGCTTCGAGAGGTTCAACAGGCCAAAAATAACGGGACGTCAAAAGCTGGACCTTTCcactggtaaaatttcagcaaGTATGGCACCAGGTCACGAGCATCAGCTAATTGTCCAACAAAAAAAAGCCGAATTCGTAAAAACAAGTGTACTTTCTTTCTGGCAGTACAGAAGTTCTCAACGCTACTTGAAACAAACAGTGTGACAGGGCTGCAGTGAATCAGACTATCAGCGACTGCCCTAGTGGACTTGACAAGAGTATGATGATGACAGCCATGGCAACACGTACACTAGGCAGATTGGCCCGCATCAACATGGCCACGCTTCGTACAAAGACTGTCTATTACTGATCGATGATGGGAATAGCAAGAATCTGGAAGCGTTTCACAGCCTTGCAATGACGGCTTCGACCTCAGCAGGGGTGTAGAGGTCACTTgggggcgaccttggcaatatcaACGTTGTTTGGGGTCACCTGTTCAGAATGCGATGATAAGATCACATGTTCCCCTAAGAGCGAGCTATGGAGCATGGAATGGTTTGCCATGCCCTACCTTCTCTTCCATAACCTGCTTCAGGATAGAAAGGGCTACGGTCTCCGCCTCCTGGAGGGTCAGATCCTGCACCAAGATGTCAGCAAGTTGTTACTCTCGATTTTCTTTCGTTGGAATAACAGCCGACATTTTCTATGGATCTGCTCCCAACATGGCAGTAATGCATACACTAGTACAAGTATTTAAATAATGAGGTAAAATCTTGGGGTGTCATTCTGTGAGCAGCATATTGCCTTAAAGATTCTAAGCAGAATTGCAACCGACGTATTACCCTTAGACACTGTTTCAATGGACTGAGTTTATATAAGATTTAATCGGAGCTTTGATGCATAATTCCATGTAACTAGGGTTGACATGCATCATATCTCCGTAGAACTCTGTGATTCTTTGATTAACTTAGCATTTATCCCTTGTTGTACTGCTCCTGCAAGGAGCTATCAGCTCCTTCAGAGCCTGATCCAATTGCCTTTGCGTTGCATTGCC containing:
- the LOC101766604 gene encoding disease resistance protein RPM1-like isoform X2; translation: MEVVTGALPSVIAKLGDLLVGEYKLQKGVKGEIRFLQAELESMKGALEEVSNTPADQLHIQDKIWAKDLRELSYDIEDNIDTFMVRGEGNEQAKLRGIKKFIDRSVGLFRKAKVRHGIATEIRDIKSRVEEVAERHDRYKLSNSNVAKHVPIDPRILYQYDKVTELVGIEEARDEIIRILMEGDEVSKQQDKIVSIVGFGGLGKTTLADVVYKKLRAQFECAAFVSVSQTPDLEELLKRMFFQLVRKESNKSSDVARELREFLENKRYFVVIDDIWKLSDFKMIKRALPGNNVGSKIITTTRDLNIAEQAGSIYMLQPMSPNNSRKLFFRRIFGNDDKDNNEEEERCPNDELAEVSDKILKKCAGVPLAIITMASLLACKARNKMEWYEVYNCVGTGLENNLDVKNMRKILSFSYYELPCHLRACLLYLSIFPEDYKIEKDRLIRMWIGEGFIKCEKVGKSLFELGESYFNELINRSMIQPIYYCSDDIMSSCRVHDMVLDLIRSLSSEENFVTVLSDMGGTSPSNTIRRLSLQNGQKSHVMAQLTWSLQHARSVVVFPAADSLVPPLACWRVLRVLDLCGCNLSQANSSLKYLGILHHLRYLGLRKTNIYQLPKEIGNLQLLQTLDVSANKISRLPSSVVQLRKLMFLCIPSTRGPNGIGNLTSLEQLSWLGIDNSNVNIIEELGQLTELRILHIRLDEWNDKLLECLHKLQKIQELVIIVRPGQRSIGGLDAWVAPRHLRLLNIQNSCWFLTLPAWVNPSLLPDLTKLSILVRELHQADLEILGRLPALRVLFLEVDNKILGIHAGFVVGAGAFPCLVVCWFKQFMWPVVFQQGAMPRLRNLKFWQFHLREARGIACNDGSLDLGLGNLPSLQEVDVILRCDGAGKEEVEQAKAALRHEAEMHPNHPRHSIGVSYRRRDWSRDSRNTRRG
- the LOC101766604 gene encoding putative disease resistance RPP13-like protein 3 isoform X1, with product MEVVTGALPSVIAKLGDLLVGEYKLQKGVKGEIRFLQAELESMKGALEEVSNTPADQLHIQDKIWAKDLRELSYDIEDNIDTFMVRGEGNEQAKLRGIKKFIDRSVGLFRKAKVRHGIATEIRDIKSRVEEVAERHDRYKLSNSNVAKHVPIDPRILYQYDKVTELVGIEEARDEIIRILMEGDEVSKQQDKIVSIVGFGGLGKTTLADVVYKKLRAQFECAAFVSVSQTPDLEELLKRMFFQLVRKESNKSSDVARELREFLENKRYFVVIDDIWKLSDFKMIKRALPGNNVGSKIITTTRDLNIAEQAGSIYMLQPMSPNNSRKLFFRRIFGNDDKDNNEEEERCPNDELAEVSDKILKKCAGVPLAIITMASLLACKARNKMEWYEVYNCVGTGLENNLDVKNMRKILSFSYYELPCHLRACLLYLSIFPEDYKIEKDRLIRMWIGEGFIKCEKVGKSLFELGESYFNELINRSMIQPIYYCSDDIMSSCRVHDMVLDLIRSLSSEENFVTVLSDMGGTSPSNTIRRLSLQNGQKSHVMAQLTWSLQHARSVVVFPAADSLVPPLACWRVLRVLDLCGCNLSQANSSLKYLGILHHLRYLGLRKTNIYQLPKEIGNLQLLQTLDVSANKISRLPSSVVQLRKLMFLCIPSTRGPNGIGNLTSLEQLSWLGIDNSNVNIIEELGQLTELRILHIRLDEWNDKLLECLHKLQKIQELGIMVYDGQPSLGGLDAWVAPRHLRVLNTIGSCWFSTLPAWVSPSLLPDLTHLEVAVRELHQADLEILGRLPALRVLFLVVDKKNLSIIRGFVVGAGAFPCLVTCSFRQFVWPVVFQKGSMPRLRNLYFSPFYPLEIRGIACNDGSLDLGLENLPSLQHFGADLRCDGAGKEEAEQAKAALTHEAKMHPNHPHHYINIADDDDE
- the LOC111258350 gene encoding proteasome subunit alpha type-5-B-like encodes the protein MRLQQKAKSRPFGVSLLIAGHDENGPSLYYTDPSGTFWQCNAKAIGSGSEGADSSLQEQYNKDLTLQEAETVALSILKQVMEEKVTPNNVDIAKVAPK